From a region of the Deinococcus metallilatus genome:
- a CDS encoding tetratricopeptide repeat protein — protein MKMPEMVRHIQGLLTVEAWEAARLHLLAGARGARSRQDGTLLGNVAREVPRSLWREPGWRRSLAWAAYRAGDVPLMRELLTEGADGVEAFGAFLACAGGRWTEALALAGVGLAGPDPAVAARFRAQALLRSGSEGWREAYTSALHVARGRDRALVRLDYAVALAWAEDDVAARPEFAQAAVELVGDMWGLAFAWSSLGITCLRLGDLVGAERALKQAQKAAGKEATGQHLMTVHLGLGGIYRAHGEFPRARWAFREAGRLAVGTEDRVVALLGEARTLALWGRPDEALTVLYDAAGQAGILDPEAGNHRVFVEIAAVRLLLNDEEGAQAALARAGQVVRDDLRLAGVLRAELRRRQGHPEEAAALLGTLRMRPAWAAEMALLFPPLFALLDVTTRLPPWVAEVNADGPVTVRMHGEPLPLRAARPEAALLVMLVMHGGSLGRERLQEELDLPGRDENARRKELSRAVVALRAALGWPEAVTTGGSMVVLSDEVQWRLHLPPPERADLFCEGRLDPWVNAWRIDNAPLIKLE, from the coding sequence GTGAAAATGCCCGAGATGGTCCGGCACATCCAGGGCCTGCTGACCGTGGAGGCGTGGGAGGCGGCCCGCCTGCACCTTCTGGCGGGCGCGCGGGGCGCACGGTCGAGACAGGACGGAACACTGCTGGGAAACGTGGCGCGCGAGGTTCCACGTTCCCTGTGGCGTGAACCGGGGTGGCGCCGTTCCCTGGCCTGGGCCGCTTACCGGGCGGGCGACGTGCCCCTGATGCGCGAACTGCTGACGGAGGGAGCAGATGGCGTGGAGGCGTTCGGGGCCTTCCTGGCCTGCGCCGGGGGACGCTGGACCGAGGCGCTCGCACTGGCCGGGGTGGGACTGGCGGGCCCGGACCCCGCCGTGGCCGCGCGTTTCCGGGCACAGGCGCTCCTGCGCTCCGGGTCAGAGGGATGGCGGGAGGCGTACACGTCGGCCCTGCACGTCGCCCGGGGGCGCGACCGCGCGCTGGTGCGGCTGGATTACGCGGTGGCCCTCGCCTGGGCGGAGGATGACGTGGCAGCCCGGCCCGAATTTGCCCAGGCGGCGGTGGAACTGGTGGGCGACATGTGGGGCCTGGCCTTCGCGTGGTCGAGTCTGGGCATCACCTGTCTGCGGCTGGGCGACCTGGTGGGGGCGGAGCGGGCGCTCAAGCAGGCCCAGAAGGCGGCGGGCAAGGAGGCGACCGGACAGCATCTGATGACGGTGCACCTGGGCCTGGGCGGCATCTACCGCGCGCACGGCGAGTTTCCCCGGGCACGCTGGGCCTTTCGGGAGGCGGGCCGCCTGGCCGTGGGGACAGAAGACCGGGTGGTGGCCCTGCTGGGCGAGGCGCGCACGCTCGCCCTGTGGGGCAGGCCGGACGAGGCGCTGACGGTGCTGTACGACGCGGCGGGGCAGGCCGGGATTCTGGACCCGGAGGCCGGAAACCACCGCGTCTTCGTGGAGATCGCCGCTGTCCGGCTCCTGCTGAACGACGAGGAGGGAGCGCAGGCGGCCCTGGCCCGCGCCGGTCAGGTGGTGCGTGATGATCTGCGCCTCGCCGGGGTCCTGCGCGCGGAATTGCGGCGGCGGCAGGGCCACCCCGAAGAGGCCGCCGCCCTGCTGGGCACGCTCAGGATGCGGCCCGCCTGGGCGGCGGAGATGGCGCTGCTGTTCCCGCCGCTCTTTGCACTGCTGGACGTGACCACGCGCCTGCCGCCCTGGGTGGCCGAAGTGAACGCGGACGGCCCCGTGACCGTGCGGATGCACGGCGAGCCGCTCCCCCTGCGTGCCGCGCGGCCCGAGGCGGCGCTGCTGGTCATGCTGGTCATGCACGGCGGAAGCCTCGGGCGCGAGCGTCTTCAGGAGGAACTGGACCTGCCGGGCCGCGACGAGAACGCCCGCCGCAAGGAACTCAGCCGCGCGGTCGTGGCCCTGCGCGCCGCCCTGGGCTGGCCGGAGGCGGTGACGACCGGGGGCAGTATGGTGGTCCTCTCGGACGAGGTGCAGTGGCGGCTGCACTTGCCCCCGCCGGAACGCGCCGACCTGTTCTGCGAGGGCCGCCTCGACCCCTGGGTGAATGCCTGGCGAATTGACAACGCTCCACTCATCAAACTGGAGTGA
- a CDS encoding helix-turn-helix transcriptional regulator encodes MAPADLSKAERLFRIARLLREGQLTVRDLAAKLFPAASVGGEGWAGIERALQRDLLDLERLEPEDFQRLPGRPPRYTLRTHRSTLHPVTLLALHAAARLMYHRAPGHRLHHQAALRQLTSWLPEQVQGVVGRGIQDIGKRRSREDINLEHACAAWTGGHPLRFEYRKPGGSGRARSNIIETYLIEAHPSNLDLYVIGRETTYHHAVRTFKLSRMKALHVLRDQTYTIPETFDPTAFLHGAWGVVGTGGNATMTVHLRFRHDAAYRILEGGYANLSEPYLNPDGTIDTTVEAPLDASGLPRELLPWILGWGPRVQVLGPPELRAHWQRELRAAAENADTEPIPFTAGGAA; translated from the coding sequence ATGGCACCCGCAGACCTCAGCAAGGCCGAGCGCCTCTTCCGTATCGCGCGGCTGCTGCGCGAAGGGCAACTCACCGTCCGCGACCTCGCCGCGAAGCTGTTTCCTGCCGCCAGCGTGGGGGGGGAGGGCTGGGCGGGCATCGAGCGGGCCCTCCAGCGTGACCTGCTCGACCTGGAGCGGCTGGAGCCGGAGGACTTCCAGCGTCTGCCCGGACGTCCCCCCCGCTATACCCTGCGGACGCACCGCAGCACCCTGCACCCCGTTACGCTGCTCGCCCTGCACGCCGCCGCCCGGCTGATGTACCACCGCGCGCCCGGCCACCGCCTGCACCATCAGGCCGCGTTGCGCCAGCTCACGTCCTGGCTGCCCGAGCAGGTGCAGGGCGTGGTGGGCCGGGGAATACAGGACATCGGCAAACGGCGCTCACGCGAGGACATCAATCTGGAGCACGCCTGCGCCGCCTGGACGGGCGGGCATCCCCTGCGCTTCGAGTACCGGAAACCCGGCGGAAGCGGCCGCGCCCGCAGCAACATCATCGAGACGTACCTGATCGAGGCCCATCCCAGCAACCTCGACCTGTACGTGATCGGGCGGGAAACCACCTACCACCACGCGGTCCGCACCTTCAAACTCTCGCGCATGAAGGCCCTGCATGTCCTGCGCGACCAGACGTACACGATCCCCGAAACCTTCGACCCCACCGCCTTCCTGCACGGCGCCTGGGGCGTGGTGGGTACCGGGGGCAACGCCACCATGACCGTCCACCTGCGCTTTCGCCACGACGCCGCGTACCGCATTCTGGAAGGCGGCTACGCCAACCTCAGCGAACCGTACCTGAATCCCGACGGCACCATCGACACCACCGTCGAGGCGCCCCTCGACGCCAGCGGTCTGCCCCGCGAACTGCTCCCCTGGATTCTGGGCTGGGGACCGCGCGTGCAGGTCCTCGGTCCGCCCGAACTGCGCGCCCACTGGCAACGCGAACTCCGCGCCGCCGCCGAGAACGCCGACACCGAACCCATCCCGTTTACAGCAGGAGGCGCGGCATGA
- a CDS encoding CRISPR-associated endonuclease Cas3'': MTMYYGHTFKGDKTKQRWQTMREHALNVAGRACEHAEAFGEKKRAHLAGLLHDLGKYGDLFQRRLEGEGSGFDHWSAGACFAKQIYKDGALALVIQGHHIGLQKGDGDTLDELAIARLQTHHPLELRLTETDLKLLASRLLADVETLPPGAGRQAKLNIPQGAADMLDTRMLFSALVDADYLDTEQAMREDGAPPRPHGPSLDAVRALAALERHLATLNADERVPEPTRTLRTDLMNACHASGERDGRLWTLTAPTGSGKTLAMLRFALTRAVREQNAGRPLRRIVVVLPFLSILDQTVQTYREIFSEAEFGPHFVLEHHSLTGTRTDPGQDGRDDGEGANNRREAQLLTQNWDAPIVITTSVQLLESLHANRPGACRKLHRLAGSALLLDEVQTLPAALAVPTLKTLSRLASEKYGAVVVMATATQPAFDTLDEKVRQSEPEGAGWQPQEMAPPELRLFERSRRVRPVWNLDTPTTWEEVCDWVKAEPQVLCIVNMKAHALELVKALQAQGVRHLKHISTSLCPAHRRKVLDEVRQALRPEREGGGQPCRVIATQCVEAGVDLDFPKVFRALAPLDAIAQAAGRCNRHARRPEGELRVFLPEKERYPTSTYGRAAQAARNMWNAGGLDLDDPGTFRRFYAQLWQYEKTEQEELARAIQVQDYPEVARLYRLIPDDSVNVVVPYGEGLALAEEAMRDGITVEWMRRAQPFTVSVFRRRDGTLPPHCEPVNFRPRKGGQPQPAEDWFICRHTKAYDELFGFLPDGGGADWYSL, translated from the coding sequence ATGACGATGTATTACGGCCACACGTTTAAAGGCGACAAGACCAAACAGCGGTGGCAAACGATGCGCGAGCACGCGCTGAATGTGGCTGGCCGGGCCTGTGAACACGCGGAAGCATTCGGGGAGAAGAAACGTGCCCACCTGGCGGGCCTGCTCCACGACCTGGGGAAATATGGTGACCTGTTCCAGAGACGGTTGGAGGGCGAGGGAAGCGGGTTCGATCATTGGTCGGCGGGGGCCTGTTTCGCCAAGCAGATTTACAAGGATGGCGCGCTCGCCCTCGTGATCCAGGGGCATCACATCGGCTTGCAGAAGGGCGATGGAGACACACTGGACGAATTGGCCATCGCCCGGTTGCAAACACATCACCCCTTGGAACTCAGGCTAACGGAAACGGACCTGAAGTTACTCGCCAGCCGCCTGCTGGCAGATGTGGAGACGCTGCCGCCGGGTGCTGGCAGGCAGGCGAAATTGAACATCCCTCAGGGGGCCGCCGACATGCTGGATACCCGGATGCTCTTCTCGGCGCTGGTCGATGCCGATTACCTGGATACCGAGCAGGCGATGCGGGAAGATGGTGCGCCGCCCAGACCGCATGGGCCAAGTCTGGATGCCGTCCGGGCACTGGCCGCCCTGGAGCGTCATCTGGCTACCTTAAATGCCGACGAGCGCGTGCCCGAGCCAACCCGTACTTTACGTACCGACCTGATGAATGCCTGCCACGCCTCAGGCGAGCGTGATGGACGTCTCTGGACCCTGACTGCACCGACGGGCAGCGGAAAAACGCTGGCCATGCTGCGCTTTGCACTCACGCGGGCGGTCCGTGAGCAGAACGCGGGCCGACCCCTCCGGCGCATCGTGGTGGTCTTGCCCTTCCTGAGCATCCTCGATCAGACCGTGCAGACGTACCGGGAGATTTTTAGCGAGGCCGAGTTCGGGCCGCATTTCGTGCTGGAACACCACAGCCTCACGGGCACACGCACCGATCCGGGCCAGGACGGGCGCGATGACGGCGAAGGGGCCAATAATAGACGAGAGGCGCAGTTGCTCACGCAGAACTGGGACGCGCCTATCGTGATCACCACCAGCGTGCAACTGCTGGAGAGCCTGCACGCCAACCGGCCTGGCGCGTGCCGTAAACTTCACCGCCTGGCGGGCAGCGCCCTTCTGCTCGATGAAGTGCAGACACTTCCGGCGGCGCTGGCAGTTCCGACCCTGAAAACCCTGTCGCGCCTTGCGTCCGAGAAATATGGCGCGGTGGTGGTCATGGCGACGGCCACACAACCCGCTTTCGACACCCTCGACGAGAAGGTACGGCAGAGTGAACCCGAGGGGGCGGGCTGGCAACCGCAGGAGATGGCCCCGCCCGAACTGCGATTGTTCGAGCGTTCCAGGCGGGTGCGCCCGGTCTGGAACCTGGACACGCCCACAACCTGGGAGGAGGTGTGCGACTGGGTGAAGGCTGAACCCCAGGTGCTGTGCATCGTGAACATGAAGGCCCATGCGCTGGAACTCGTGAAGGCGCTCCAAGCGCAAGGGGTCAGGCACCTCAAGCACATCTCCACCTCCCTGTGCCCAGCCCACCGGCGCAAGGTGCTGGACGAGGTCCGGCAAGCCTTGAGGCCGGAGCGCGAAGGGGGCGGGCAGCCGTGCCGCGTGATTGCCACACAGTGCGTCGAGGCAGGCGTTGACCTGGACTTCCCGAAAGTCTTCCGGGCGCTTGCTCCTCTCGATGCCATTGCCCAGGCAGCGGGCCGCTGCAATCGGCACGCCCGGCGTCCGGAGGGCGAACTGCGAGTGTTCCTGCCGGAAAAGGAAAGGTATCCCACTTCCACTTATGGCCGAGCGGCGCAGGCGGCCCGGAATATGTGGAACGCGGGTGGCCTCGACCTGGACGATCCGGGCACCTTCCGCCGCTTCTACGCGCAGCTCTGGCAATACGAGAAGACCGAACAGGAAGAACTGGCCCGAGCCATCCAGGTTCAGGACTACCCGGAAGTCGCCCGCCTCTACCGCCTGATTCCCGACGACAGCGTGAATGTGGTGGTGCCTTACGGGGAAGGCCTGGCCCTGGCCGAAGAGGCCATGCGTGACGGCATCACCGTGGAATGGATGCGCCGCGCCCAGCCGTTCACCGTCTCCGTCTTCCGGCGGCGCGACGGCACCCTGCCGCCCCACTGCGAGCCTGTCAACTTCAGGCCCCGCAAAGGAGGCCAACCGCAGCCAGCCGAGGACTGGTTCATCTGCCGCCATACCAAGGCTTACGACGAACTGTTCGGGTTCCTGCCGGACGGCGGTGGAGCCGACTGGTACTCTCTCTAG